From a region of the Myxococcus fulvus genome:
- the scpB gene encoding SMC-Scp complex subunit ScpB, which translates to MTTGRKGSRGGDGEESAASGGPSPFSEEELAAVTGPGPADELDEVEAAAIEEDSESTPDLETSFEKLVSKSRKLSQDRVRTVIESVLFVAERPLSVDELYQATGIEQTLIAEALNQLSGIHRDGISGIVLYEVAGGWQFRTDPHSGEYVRRYLRVKPQRLTRAAVETLAIIAYRQPVTRPELEDIRGVDCGAVLKALIDRKLVKILGKREEVGRPILYGTTREFLEFFALKDLSALPTLREFHELTQEHREIVEKEVRPAPPAAGTVEALSDPGFTKRMEKSAAASEAALEDLEEAMAAADQIQKASSSVLDTAPKPETGTEGQKPE; encoded by the coding sequence GTGACTACCGGTAGGAAAGGCTCCCGAGGCGGAGACGGCGAGGAGTCCGCCGCGTCCGGAGGGCCGAGCCCCTTCTCCGAGGAGGAGCTGGCGGCCGTCACGGGCCCCGGCCCGGCGGATGAGCTGGACGAAGTGGAGGCCGCCGCCATCGAGGAGGACTCCGAGTCCACGCCCGACCTGGAGACCTCCTTCGAGAAGCTGGTCTCCAAGAGCCGCAAGCTGTCGCAGGACCGCGTCCGGACGGTCATCGAGAGCGTGCTCTTCGTCGCGGAGCGCCCCCTGTCCGTGGACGAGCTGTACCAGGCGACCGGCATCGAGCAGACGCTCATCGCCGAGGCGCTCAACCAGCTGTCCGGCATCCACCGGGACGGCATCAGCGGCATCGTCCTGTACGAGGTGGCCGGCGGCTGGCAGTTCCGCACGGACCCCCACTCGGGCGAGTACGTCCGGCGCTACCTGCGCGTGAAGCCCCAGCGGCTCACCCGGGCGGCGGTGGAGACCCTGGCCATCATCGCGTACCGGCAGCCGGTGACGCGGCCGGAGCTGGAAGACATCCGTGGCGTGGATTGCGGCGCCGTGCTCAAGGCGTTGATCGACCGCAAGCTGGTGAAGATCCTGGGCAAGCGCGAGGAGGTGGGGCGACCCATCCTCTATGGCACTACGCGTGAATTCCTGGAGTTCTTCGCCCTGAAGGACCTGTCGGCGTTGCCCACGCTGCGGGAATTCCACGAGCTCACGCAGGAGCATCGCGAAATCGTGGAGAAAGAAGTACGACCCGCACCGCCGGCGGCGGGGACGGTGGAAGCACTCTCCGACCCGGGATTCACGAAGCGGATGGAGAAGAGCGCGGCTGCGAGCGAGGCCGCGCTGGAGGACCTGGAGGAAGCCATGGCGGCGGCTGACCAGATACAGAAGGCCAGCTCCAGTGTCCTGGACACAGCCCCCAAGCCCGAGACGGGCACCGAGGGGCAGAAGCCCGAGTGA
- a CDS encoding segregation and condensation protein A: MSDGRPTSADEGLGEGAPPRTPADAFRVALPNFEGPLDLLLHLIKEHRVDIFDIPLALITEKYLEHLERMREINLDIAGEFLVMASTLAHLKSRMLLPRQDAVAVPEGGEALAAVEEPEDPRAELVRRLLEYQKYKDAAEHMARQDILGRDVFARSVPVEAVPIPEEEVGLQEFSVLKLIEALDRVLERLTPKVQHEVVRERITLSEAILRIVGRLRPNGQVLFESLFTEEDTPTRQEIVVTFLAILEMVKRRLIRVVQDEPLGPILLLPNGDALERLAPTEVDESDYR, translated from the coding sequence GTGAGTGACGGCCGCCCGACATCGGCCGATGAAGGCCTTGGCGAAGGCGCTCCGCCCCGGACCCCGGCGGACGCCTTCCGCGTCGCGCTGCCCAACTTCGAGGGGCCGCTCGACCTGCTGCTCCATCTCATCAAGGAGCACCGGGTCGACATCTTCGACATCCCCCTGGCGCTCATCACCGAGAAGTACCTGGAGCACCTGGAGCGGATGCGGGAGATCAACCTGGACATCGCCGGGGAGTTCCTGGTGATGGCGTCCACGTTGGCCCACCTGAAGAGCCGCATGCTGCTGCCCCGCCAGGACGCGGTGGCGGTGCCCGAGGGCGGCGAGGCCCTGGCCGCGGTGGAGGAGCCCGAGGACCCTCGCGCGGAGCTGGTCCGCCGGCTGCTCGAGTACCAGAAGTACAAGGACGCCGCCGAACACATGGCCCGCCAGGACATCCTGGGCCGGGACGTGTTCGCGCGCAGCGTCCCGGTGGAGGCGGTGCCCATCCCCGAGGAGGAGGTGGGCCTGCAGGAGTTCAGCGTCCTCAAGCTCATCGAGGCGTTGGACCGGGTGCTGGAGCGGCTGACGCCCAAGGTCCAGCACGAGGTGGTCCGGGAGCGAATCACCCTCTCCGAGGCCATCCTGCGCATCGTCGGGCGGCTGCGTCCCAATGGGCAGGTCCTCTTCGAGAGCCTGTTCACCGAGGAGGACACGCCCACCCGCCAGGAGATTGTCGTCACCTTCCTTGCGATTCTGGAAATGGTGAAACGCCGGCTCATCCGTGTGGTACAGGACGAGCCGCTCGGGCCCATCCTGTTGTTGCCCAACGGGGATGCCCTGGAGCGGCTGGCCCCCACGGAGGTCGACGAGAGTGACTACCGGTAG